The following are encoded together in the Bos mutus isolate GX-2022 chromosome 3, NWIPB_WYAK_1.1, whole genome shotgun sequence genome:
- the CUNH15orf61 gene encoding uncharacterized protein C15orf61 homolog yields MEALRRAHEAVLRLLLCRPWAAGAASRPKPRASEVLTRHLLQRRLPHWTSFCVPYSAVRNDQFGLSHFNWPVQGANYHVLRTGCFPFIKYHCSKAPWQDLAGQDRFFTALKVVNLGIPTLLYGLGSWLFARVTETVHTSYGPITVYFLNKEDEGAMY; encoded by the coding sequence ATGGAGGCCCTACGGAGGGCCCACGAGGCTGTGCTTCGTCTGCTGCTGTGCCGGCCCTGGGCCGCGGGCGCCGCCTCCCGCCCGAAGCCCCGAGCCTCGGAGGTGCTGACGCGGCACCTGCTGCAGCGGCGCCTGCCTCACTGGACCTCCTTCTGCGTGCCCTACAGCGCCGTCCGGAACGACCAGTTCGGCCTCTCGCACTTCAACTGGCCGGTGCAAGGCGCCAACTACCACGTCCTGCGCACCGGCTGCTTCCCCTTCATCAAGTACCACTGCTCCAAGGCTCCCTGGCAGGACTTGGCCGGGCAGGACCGATTCTTCACGGCGCTCAAGGTCGTCAACCTCGGTATTCCAACTTTATTATATGGACTTGGCTCCTGGTTATTTGCTAGAGTCACAGAGACTGTGCACACCAGTTACGGACCAATaacagtttattttctaaataaagaagatgaaggTGCCATGTACTGA